A genomic segment from Aegilops tauschii subsp. strangulata cultivar AL8/78 chromosome 1, Aet v6.0, whole genome shotgun sequence encodes:
- the LOC109741993 gene encoding ABC transporter D family member 1 isoform X1 yields the protein MPSLQLLQLTERGRGLLASRRRTLAVVSGALVAGGALAYARSGRGQRRRGRPEAANDGDDALARNGERLGHNGTDGRLSGTTKRRKSALKSLHFLAAILLKKIGPNGTRYLLGLMLTAVLRTAVGHRLAKVQGFLFKAAFLRRVPTFTRLIIENLILCFLQSAVYQTSKYLTGSLNLRFKKILTDLVHADYFQNMVYYKISHVDHRISNPEQRIASDIPKFCSELSELVQDDLAAVAEGLIYTWRLCSYASPKYMLWILGYILVAGGAIRNFSPAFGKMKSTEQHLEGEYRQLHSRLRTHAESVAFYGGEKREEYHIMHRFRALVGHLKHVLHENWWFGMIQDFFLKYFGATVAVVLIIEPFFSGDLRPDSSTLGRADMLSNLRYHTSVIIALFQSLGTLSISSRRLNILSGYADRIRELLDVSRELSGVRDRSLNHSSSVGNYISEANHIEFSGVKVVTPAGNVLVDDLTLRVETGSNLLITGPNGSGKSSLFRVLGGLWPLVSGHIVKPGVGSDLNKEIFYVPQRPYTAVGTLREQLIYPLTADQETEPLSYDGMVDLLKNVDLEYLLERYPLDKEVNWGDELSLGEQQRLGMARLFYHKPKFAILDECTSAVTIDMEERFCKKVRAMGTSCITISHRPALVAFHNIVLSLDGEGGWDVQHRRDDSSFYTEESELTSLETERKSDALTVQRAFMNRAKSNASLRSKDSYSTKVIATSPKLETGQTVRTPVIPHLQCSPRPLPLRAAAMLKILVPKLLDKQGGQLLAVALLIFSRTVISDRIASLNGTTVKFVLEQDKAAFVRLVGVSVLQSAANSFVAPSLRTLTSRLALGWRIRLTNHLLQYYLRRNAFYKVFNMSGKSIDADQRLTLDVDKLTTDLAGLVTGMVKPLVDILWFTWRMKLLSGRRGVGILYAYMLLGLGFLRAISPDFGHLASEEQELEGTFRFMHSRLRTHAESIAFFGGGSREKAMVEAKFMKLLNHSKVLLRKQWLYGIVDDFVTKQLPHNVTWGLSLLYALEHKGDRALTSTQGELAHALRFLASVVSQSFIAFGDILELHKKFLELSGGINRIFELEEILRVAQKGKFQLDTPVPSSAISAASAEIIEFHEVDIVTPSQKLLARKLSCSVVQGKSLLLTGPNGTGKSSVFRVLRDLWPAFSGRVTKPSEGMFHVPQSPYTSLGTLRDQIIYPLSREEAEMKILSLYKASNRSSAPELLDDHLKTVLVNVRLVYLLEREGWDSTPNWEDVLSLGEQQRLGMARLFFHHPKFGILDECTNATSVDVEEHLYRLATDMGITVITSSQRPALIPFHSVELKLIDGEGNWELCEIQH from the exons ATGCCGTCCCTGCAGCTGCTGCAGCTCACCGAGCGCGGGCGGGGGCTCCTGGCGTCCCGGAG GAGGACGCTGGCGGTTGTCTCCGGCGCGCTGGTCGCCGGCGGGGCGTTGGCGTACGCGCGGTCGGGCCGAGGCCAAAGGAGGAGAGGCCGTCCGGAAGCCGCCAATGACGGTGATGATGCATTGGCCAGGAATGGGGAAAGGCTGGGTCACAACGGCACGGATGGCCGGTTGTCCGGGACGACGAAGCGGAGGAAGAGCGCGCTCAAGTCCTTGCATTTCTTGGCCGCTATCCTGCTCAAGAAGATTGGCCCGAATGGCACGCGATACCTTCTTGGCTTGATGCTGACAGCA GTGCTGCGTACTGCTGTCGGGCATAGATTAGCAAAAGTTCAAGGCTTTCTGTTTAAAGCGGCATTTCTTCGGCGTGTTCCAACCTTTACACGCCTAATTATAGAAAATCTGATCTTATGCTTTCTCCAATCAGCAGTATACCAGACCTCAAAATACCTAACTGGGTCTCTGAACTTGCGCTTCAAGAAAATTTTAACAGACCTCGTCCATGCCGATTATTTCCAG AATATGGTTTACTACAAGATCTCTCATGTGGATCATCGAATATCAAACCCGGAGCAAAGGATTGCGAGTGATATACCAAAGTTCTGTTCTGAACTTAGTGAACTTGTACAGGATGATCTGGCTGCAGTTGCAGAAGGGTTGATATATACCTGGCGTCTCTGTTCTTATGCTAGTCCAAAATACATGCTTTGGATTCTG GGATATATACTAGTTGCTGGTGGAGCAATTAGAAATTTCTCTCCTGCTTTTGGAAAGATGAAATCTACAGAGCAGCACTTAGAAGGGGAGTATCGTCAACTTCATTCACGCTTAAGAACTCATGCTGAGAGTGTAGCATTTTATGGTGGTGAGAAGAGAGAAGAATATCATATTATGCACCGATTCCGAGCTCTTGTTGGGCACTTGAAGCATGTACTCCATGAAAACTGGTGGTTCGGCATGATTCAAGATTTCTTTCTGAAGTACTTTGGTGCCACTGTAGCAGTTGTTCTTATTATCGAACCGTTCTTCTCCGGCGACCTTAGACCTGATTCATCTACACTAGGAAGGGCTGATATGTTGAGTAACCTTCGATACCACACGAGCGTGATCATAGCACTATTTCAGTCTCTCGGGACCCTTTCTATCAGCTCTAGGCGTTTGAATATCCTGAG TGGCTATGCAGACCGGATTCGTGAGTTACTAGATGTTTCACGTGAGCTGTCTGGGGTCCGTGATAGATCGTTGAATCACAGCTCTTCTGTTGGGAATTACATCAGCGAAGCAAACCATATAGAATTTTCCGGTGTTAAG GTGGTGACACCTGCTGGGAATGTTTTGGTTGATGATTTAACTCTCCGAGTGGAAACTGGATCTAATCTATTAATCACCG GTCCCAATGGTAGTGGAAAAAGCTCCCTTTTTCGGGTTCTTGGGGGCCTATGGCCACTGGTATCTGGCCATATTGTCAAGCCTGGTGTTGGTTCCGATCTTAACAAGGAAATCTTTTATGTCCCACAAAGGCCATACACAGCAGTTGGCACACTTCGCGAACAGCTAATCTATCCTCTCACAGCAGATCAGGAGACTGAACCACTTAGCTATGATGGCATGGTGGACCTTCTAAAGAAT GTTGATCTGGAATACTTGCTAGAACGTTATCCTCTTGACAAGGAAGTTAACTGGGGTGATGAGCTATCCCTTGGCGAGCAACAAAGATTAGGAATGGCCAGGCTGTtctaccataagccaaagtttgctATTCTTGATGAGTGTACTAGTGCTGTGACAATTGACATGGAAGAACGTTTTTGCAAAAAGGTTCGAGCGATGGGAACATCATGCATAACAATATCTCATCGCCCAGCGTTAGTTGCATTTCATAATATTGTTTTGTCATTGGACGGTGAAGGAGGGTGGGATGTTCAGCACAGAAG GGATGACTCATCCTTTTACACTGAAGAGTCTGAACTTACATCACTGGAAACTGAACGTAAATCGGATGCCCTAACTGTTCAAAGGGCTTTTATGAACAGGGCAAAG AGCAATGCTTCGTTAAGGTCCAAGGATTCCTACTCTACAAAGGTCATAGCAACTTCCCCCAAGTTGGAAACAGGACAAACAGTACGAACACCTGTAATCCCACATTTGCAGTGCTCCCCAAGGCCTCTGCCTCTGAGAGCAGCTGCAATGCTCAAAATATTG GTTCCTAAATTACTTGACAAACAAGGAGGGCAGTTGCTTGCTGTCGCTCTACTTATTTTCTCTCGCACTGTGATCTCGGATCGTATTGCTTCACTGAATG GGACTACTGTGAAGTTTGTCTTGGAGCAGGATAAAGCTGCTTTTGTTCGGTTAGTTGGTGTCAGTGTTCTGCAGAGTGCTGCCAATTCTTTTGTTGCACCATCTCTGAG AACCCTTACTTCAAGACTTGCCCTTGGATGGCGTATTCGTTTGACCAACCATTTGCTTCAATATTATTTGAGAAGAAATGCATTCTACAAG GTATTCAATATGTCAGGTAAAAGTATCGATGCAGACCAAAGATTAACACTTGATGTGGATAAGTTGACCACTGACCTTGCTGGCTTGGTTACTGGAATGGTAAAACCACTAGTTGACATTCTTTG GTTTACATGGAGAATGAAGCTTTTGTCCGGCCGAAGAGGAGTTGGTATATTGTATGCTTACATGTTACTAGGATTGGGTTTCCTGAGAGCTATATCACCCGACTTTGGTCATCTTGCAAGCGAAGAACAAGAACTTGAAGGAACATTCAG GTTTATGCACTCGAGGCTGCGGACACATGCTGAATCAATTGCTTTCTTTGGTGGTGGTTCAAGAGAAAAGGCT ATGGTTGAGGCTAAATTCATGAAATTGCTTAACCACTCAAAGGTTCTGTTGAGAAAGCAATGGCTTTATGGTATTGTTGATGATTTTGTGACAAAGCAACTCCCACACAATGTGACATGGGGTCTGAGTTTGTTATATGCTCTGGAGCACAAGGGAGACAGAGCTTTGACTTCAACACAAG GAGAGCTGGCACATGCTCTGCGGTTCTTGGCATCAGTGGTGTCACAAAGCTTCATAGCCTTCGGTGACATTCTTGAGTTGCATaagaaattccttgaactttctGGTGGGATTAACCGGATCTTTGAACTCGAGGAGATTTTGCGTGTAGCTCAAAAGGGTAAGTTTCAGTTAG ATACCCCAGTGCCTTCCAGTGCCATTAGTGCAGCCTCAGCCGAAATTATTGAATTCCATGAAGTGGATATTGTAACACCTTCGCAGAAGCTATTGGCTAGGAAGCTGTCATGCAGTGTGGTACAAGGGAAAAGCCTTCTTTTGACTG GCCCCAATGGTACCGGGAAGAGCTCTGTGTTTAGGGTGCTCAGAGATTTATGGCCTGCCTTTTCTGGGAGAGTTACCAAGCCCTCTGAAGGGATGTTCCATGTTCCTCAGAGTCCATACACCAGCCTGGGAACTCTTAGGGATCAGATCATATACCCTCTGTCAAGGGAGGAAGCAGAGATGAAGATTCTTTCATTATATAAAGCTA GCAACAGGTCTAGTGCTCCTGAGTTGCTAGATGACCACCTGAAGACGGTTCTTGTGAATGTCCGGTTGGTCTACCTTCTAGAGAGAGAAGGCTGGGACTCTACCCCAAACTGGGAAGACGTTTTGTCGCTGGGAGAACAGCAGAGGCTTGGGATG GCTCGTTTGTTCTTCCACCATCCAAAATTCGGCATCCTCGACGAGTGCACAAA CGCTACGAGTGTTGATGTTGAAGAGCATCTGTACAGGCTAGCAACAGACATGGGCATAACTGTGATCACTTCGTCACAA AGGCCTGCTCTCATACCCTTCCACTCCGTGGAGTTAAAGCTCATCGACGGCGAGGGAAACTGGGAGCTGTGCGAGATCCAGCATTGA
- the LOC109741993 gene encoding ABC transporter D family member 1 isoform X2, translating into MPSLQLLQLTERGRGLLASRRRTLAVVSGALVAGGALAYARSGRGQRRRGRPEAANDGDDALARNGERLGHNGTDGRLSGTTKRRKSALKSLHFLAAILLKKIGPNGTRYLLGLMLTAVLRTAVGHRLAKVQGFLFKAAFLRRVPTFTRLIIENLILCFLQSAVYQTSKYLTGSLNLRFKKILTDLVHADYFQNMVYYKISHVDHRISNPEQRIASDIPKFCSELSELVQDDLAAVAEGLIYTWRLCSYASPKYMLWILGYILVAGGAIRNFSPAFGKMKSTEQHLEGEYRQLHSRLRTHAESVAFYGGEKREEYHIMHRFRALVGHLKHVLHENWWFGMIQDFFLKYFGATVAVVLIIEPFFSGDLRPDSSTLGRADMLSNLRYHTSVIIALFQSLGTLSISSRRLNILSGYADRIRELLDVSRELSGVRDRSLNHSSSVGNYISEANHIEFSGVKVVTPAGNVLVDDLTLRVETGSNLLITGPNGSGKSSLFRVLGGLWPLVSGHIVKPGVGSDLNKEIFYVPQRPYTAVGTLREQLIYPLTADQETEPLSYDGMVDLLKNVDLEYLLERYPLDKEVNWGDELSLGEQQRLGMARLFYHKPKFAILDECTSAVTIDMEERFCKKVRAMGTSCITISHRPALVAFHNIVLSLDGEGGWDVQHRRDDSSFYTEESELTSLETERKSDALTVQRAFMNRAKSNASLRSKDSYSTKVIATSPKLETGQTVRTPVIPHLQCSPRPLPLRAAAMLKILVPKLLDKQGGQLLAVALLIFSRTVISDRIASLNGTTVKFVLEQDKAAFVRLVGVSVLQSAANSFVAPSLRTLTSRLALGWRIRLTNHLLQYYLRRNAFYKVFNMSGKSIDADQRLTLDVDKLTTDLAGLVTGMVKPLVDILWFTWRMKLLSGRRGVGILYAYMLLGLGFLRAISPDFGHLASEEQELEGTFRFMHSRLRTHAESIAFFGGGSREKAMVEAKFMKLLNHSKVLLRKQWLYGIVDDFVTKQLPHNVTWGLSLLYALEHKGDRALTSTQGELAHALRFLASVVSQSFIAFGDILELHKKFLELSGGINRIFELEEILRVAQKDTPVPSSAISAASAEIIEFHEVDIVTPSQKLLARKLSCSVVQGKSLLLTGPNGTGKSSVFRVLRDLWPAFSGRVTKPSEGMFHVPQSPYTSLGTLRDQIIYPLSREEAEMKILSLYKASNRSSAPELLDDHLKTVLVNVRLVYLLEREGWDSTPNWEDVLSLGEQQRLGMARLFFHHPKFGILDECTNATSVDVEEHLYRLATDMGITVITSSQRPALIPFHSVELKLIDGEGNWELCEIQH; encoded by the exons ATGCCGTCCCTGCAGCTGCTGCAGCTCACCGAGCGCGGGCGGGGGCTCCTGGCGTCCCGGAG GAGGACGCTGGCGGTTGTCTCCGGCGCGCTGGTCGCCGGCGGGGCGTTGGCGTACGCGCGGTCGGGCCGAGGCCAAAGGAGGAGAGGCCGTCCGGAAGCCGCCAATGACGGTGATGATGCATTGGCCAGGAATGGGGAAAGGCTGGGTCACAACGGCACGGATGGCCGGTTGTCCGGGACGACGAAGCGGAGGAAGAGCGCGCTCAAGTCCTTGCATTTCTTGGCCGCTATCCTGCTCAAGAAGATTGGCCCGAATGGCACGCGATACCTTCTTGGCTTGATGCTGACAGCA GTGCTGCGTACTGCTGTCGGGCATAGATTAGCAAAAGTTCAAGGCTTTCTGTTTAAAGCGGCATTTCTTCGGCGTGTTCCAACCTTTACACGCCTAATTATAGAAAATCTGATCTTATGCTTTCTCCAATCAGCAGTATACCAGACCTCAAAATACCTAACTGGGTCTCTGAACTTGCGCTTCAAGAAAATTTTAACAGACCTCGTCCATGCCGATTATTTCCAG AATATGGTTTACTACAAGATCTCTCATGTGGATCATCGAATATCAAACCCGGAGCAAAGGATTGCGAGTGATATACCAAAGTTCTGTTCTGAACTTAGTGAACTTGTACAGGATGATCTGGCTGCAGTTGCAGAAGGGTTGATATATACCTGGCGTCTCTGTTCTTATGCTAGTCCAAAATACATGCTTTGGATTCTG GGATATATACTAGTTGCTGGTGGAGCAATTAGAAATTTCTCTCCTGCTTTTGGAAAGATGAAATCTACAGAGCAGCACTTAGAAGGGGAGTATCGTCAACTTCATTCACGCTTAAGAACTCATGCTGAGAGTGTAGCATTTTATGGTGGTGAGAAGAGAGAAGAATATCATATTATGCACCGATTCCGAGCTCTTGTTGGGCACTTGAAGCATGTACTCCATGAAAACTGGTGGTTCGGCATGATTCAAGATTTCTTTCTGAAGTACTTTGGTGCCACTGTAGCAGTTGTTCTTATTATCGAACCGTTCTTCTCCGGCGACCTTAGACCTGATTCATCTACACTAGGAAGGGCTGATATGTTGAGTAACCTTCGATACCACACGAGCGTGATCATAGCACTATTTCAGTCTCTCGGGACCCTTTCTATCAGCTCTAGGCGTTTGAATATCCTGAG TGGCTATGCAGACCGGATTCGTGAGTTACTAGATGTTTCACGTGAGCTGTCTGGGGTCCGTGATAGATCGTTGAATCACAGCTCTTCTGTTGGGAATTACATCAGCGAAGCAAACCATATAGAATTTTCCGGTGTTAAG GTGGTGACACCTGCTGGGAATGTTTTGGTTGATGATTTAACTCTCCGAGTGGAAACTGGATCTAATCTATTAATCACCG GTCCCAATGGTAGTGGAAAAAGCTCCCTTTTTCGGGTTCTTGGGGGCCTATGGCCACTGGTATCTGGCCATATTGTCAAGCCTGGTGTTGGTTCCGATCTTAACAAGGAAATCTTTTATGTCCCACAAAGGCCATACACAGCAGTTGGCACACTTCGCGAACAGCTAATCTATCCTCTCACAGCAGATCAGGAGACTGAACCACTTAGCTATGATGGCATGGTGGACCTTCTAAAGAAT GTTGATCTGGAATACTTGCTAGAACGTTATCCTCTTGACAAGGAAGTTAACTGGGGTGATGAGCTATCCCTTGGCGAGCAACAAAGATTAGGAATGGCCAGGCTGTtctaccataagccaaagtttgctATTCTTGATGAGTGTACTAGTGCTGTGACAATTGACATGGAAGAACGTTTTTGCAAAAAGGTTCGAGCGATGGGAACATCATGCATAACAATATCTCATCGCCCAGCGTTAGTTGCATTTCATAATATTGTTTTGTCATTGGACGGTGAAGGAGGGTGGGATGTTCAGCACAGAAG GGATGACTCATCCTTTTACACTGAAGAGTCTGAACTTACATCACTGGAAACTGAACGTAAATCGGATGCCCTAACTGTTCAAAGGGCTTTTATGAACAGGGCAAAG AGCAATGCTTCGTTAAGGTCCAAGGATTCCTACTCTACAAAGGTCATAGCAACTTCCCCCAAGTTGGAAACAGGACAAACAGTACGAACACCTGTAATCCCACATTTGCAGTGCTCCCCAAGGCCTCTGCCTCTGAGAGCAGCTGCAATGCTCAAAATATTG GTTCCTAAATTACTTGACAAACAAGGAGGGCAGTTGCTTGCTGTCGCTCTACTTATTTTCTCTCGCACTGTGATCTCGGATCGTATTGCTTCACTGAATG GGACTACTGTGAAGTTTGTCTTGGAGCAGGATAAAGCTGCTTTTGTTCGGTTAGTTGGTGTCAGTGTTCTGCAGAGTGCTGCCAATTCTTTTGTTGCACCATCTCTGAG AACCCTTACTTCAAGACTTGCCCTTGGATGGCGTATTCGTTTGACCAACCATTTGCTTCAATATTATTTGAGAAGAAATGCATTCTACAAG GTATTCAATATGTCAGGTAAAAGTATCGATGCAGACCAAAGATTAACACTTGATGTGGATAAGTTGACCACTGACCTTGCTGGCTTGGTTACTGGAATGGTAAAACCACTAGTTGACATTCTTTG GTTTACATGGAGAATGAAGCTTTTGTCCGGCCGAAGAGGAGTTGGTATATTGTATGCTTACATGTTACTAGGATTGGGTTTCCTGAGAGCTATATCACCCGACTTTGGTCATCTTGCAAGCGAAGAACAAGAACTTGAAGGAACATTCAG GTTTATGCACTCGAGGCTGCGGACACATGCTGAATCAATTGCTTTCTTTGGTGGTGGTTCAAGAGAAAAGGCT ATGGTTGAGGCTAAATTCATGAAATTGCTTAACCACTCAAAGGTTCTGTTGAGAAAGCAATGGCTTTATGGTATTGTTGATGATTTTGTGACAAAGCAACTCCCACACAATGTGACATGGGGTCTGAGTTTGTTATATGCTCTGGAGCACAAGGGAGACAGAGCTTTGACTTCAACACAAG GAGAGCTGGCACATGCTCTGCGGTTCTTGGCATCAGTGGTGTCACAAAGCTTCATAGCCTTCGGTGACATTCTTGAGTTGCATaagaaattccttgaactttctGGTGGGATTAACCGGATCTTTGAACTCGAGGAGATTTTGCGTGTAGCTCAAAAGG ATACCCCAGTGCCTTCCAGTGCCATTAGTGCAGCCTCAGCCGAAATTATTGAATTCCATGAAGTGGATATTGTAACACCTTCGCAGAAGCTATTGGCTAGGAAGCTGTCATGCAGTGTGGTACAAGGGAAAAGCCTTCTTTTGACTG GCCCCAATGGTACCGGGAAGAGCTCTGTGTTTAGGGTGCTCAGAGATTTATGGCCTGCCTTTTCTGGGAGAGTTACCAAGCCCTCTGAAGGGATGTTCCATGTTCCTCAGAGTCCATACACCAGCCTGGGAACTCTTAGGGATCAGATCATATACCCTCTGTCAAGGGAGGAAGCAGAGATGAAGATTCTTTCATTATATAAAGCTA GCAACAGGTCTAGTGCTCCTGAGTTGCTAGATGACCACCTGAAGACGGTTCTTGTGAATGTCCGGTTGGTCTACCTTCTAGAGAGAGAAGGCTGGGACTCTACCCCAAACTGGGAAGACGTTTTGTCGCTGGGAGAACAGCAGAGGCTTGGGATG GCTCGTTTGTTCTTCCACCATCCAAAATTCGGCATCCTCGACGAGTGCACAAA CGCTACGAGTGTTGATGTTGAAGAGCATCTGTACAGGCTAGCAACAGACATGGGCATAACTGTGATCACTTCGTCACAA AGGCCTGCTCTCATACCCTTCCACTCCGTGGAGTTAAAGCTCATCGACGGCGAGGGAAACTGGGAGCTGTGCGAGATCCAGCATTGA